The genomic DNA CTATCAGCTGATTACAGTGTAATGTATGGAATACCTACTGTATTGAGACTCTATTCTACAGAGTAATAAACCAGTTCTACCAGCTGATTACAGTGTAATGTATGGAATACCTACTGTATTGAGACTCTATTCTACAGAGTAATAAACCAGTTCTACCAGCTGATTACAGTGTAATGTATGGAATACCTACTGTATTGAGACTCTATTCTACAGAGTAATAAACCAGTTCTACCAGCTGATTACAGTGTAATGTATGGAATACCTACTGTATTGAGACACTCTATTCTACAGAGTAATAAACCAGTTCTATCAGCTGATTACAGTGTAATGTATGGAATACCTAATGTATTGAGACTCTATTCTACAGAGTAATAAACCAGTTCTACCAGCTGATTACAGTGTAATGTATGGAATACCTACTGTATTGAGACTCTATTCTACAGAGTAATAAACCAGTTCTATCAGCTGATTACAGTGTAATGTATGGAATACCTACTGTATTGAGACTCTATTCTACAGAGTAATAAACCAGTTCTACCAGCTGATTACAGTGTAATGTATGGAATACCTACTGTATTGAGACACACTATTCTACAGACAGGACAGTAATGGTTAGTCTAGTCTACAGACAGCACAGTAATGGTTAGTCTAGTCTACAGACAGGACAGTAATGGTTAGTCTACAGACAGGACAGTAATGGTTAGTCTGCAGACAGGACAGTAATAGTTAGTCTAGTCTACAGACAGGACAGTAATGGTTAGTCTAGTCTACAGACAGGACAGTAATGGTTAGTCTAGTCTACAGACAGGACAGTAATGGTTAGTCTAGTCTACAGACAGGACAGTAATGGTTAGTCTACAGACAGGACAGTAATGGTTAGTCTGCAGACAGGACAGTAATAGTTAGTCTAGTCTACAGACAGGACAGTAATGGTTAGTCTAGTCTACAGACAGGACAGTAATGGTTAGTCTAGTCTACAGACAGGACAGTAATGGTTAGTCTAGTCTACAGACAGGACAGTAATGGTTAGTCTAGTCTACAGACAGGACAGTAATGGTTAGTCTAGTCTACAGACAGGACAGTAATGGTTAGTCTAGTCTACAGACAGGACAGTAATGGTTAGTCTAGTCTACAGACAGGACAGTAATGGTTAGTCTAGTCTACAGACAGGACAGTAATGGTTAGTCTAGTCTACAGACAGGACAGTAATGGTTAGTCTAGTCTACAGACAGGACAGTAATGGTTAGTCTAGTCTACAGACAGGACAGTAATGGTTAGTCTAGTCTACAGACAGGACAGTAATGGTTtctggagggagagaagaaggacTCTAACCAGGGTCTGAaaggtctagtgtgtgtgtgtgtgtgtgtgtgtgtgtgtgtgtgtgtgtgtgtgtgtgtgtgtgtgtgtgtgtgtgtgtgtgtgtgtgtgtgtgtgtgtgttttttgttttggaaGCAGTAGGACAGGGGGAATAGACAAACCCCTGCCTGAACGAAGCAACAGGATGTTGCAGAGAAAACAAGATGTCTGCCGAGCGAGGAGGTAATCACCTTATCTACTTAGGAAGGGTCTGCTGGGGAGGAAGCTCAGGAACACAGGAAGTACACTAATAACGTTCATGGTAAACATTTATAGGAAAGAAGGAGCTAGATACACAAGAGTATTGAAGTTATTATGAAAAAACATTTCCCAaaaacaacctaaaacttctctACGCATACTGAAGGAAGGGGCATATTGTACGTGTCATTCTCTATGGATTTTACTAGGAAgaatctagtgactagtctgaccTGGTAGGGAGtttctagtgactagtctgaccTGGTAGGGAGtttctagtgactagtctgaccTGGTAGGGAGtttctagtgactagtctgaccTGGTAGGGAGtttctagtgactagtctgaccTGGTAGGGAGtttctagtgactagtctgaccTGGTAGGGAGtttctagtgactagtctgaccTGGTAGGGAGtttctagtgactagtctgaccTGGTAGGGAGTTTCTAGTTACTAGTCTGACCTGGTAGGGAGtttctagtgactagtctgaccTGGTAGGGAGtttctagtgactagtctgaccTGGTAGTGAGtttctagtgactagtctgaccTGGTAGGGAGtttctagtgactagtctgaccTGGTAGGGAGtttctagtgactagtctgaccTGGTAGGGAGtttctagtgactagtctgaccCGGTAGGGAGtttctagtgactagtctgaccCGGTAGGGAGtttctagtgactagtctgaccCGGTAGGGAGtttctagtgactagtctgaccCGGTAGGGAGtttctagtgactagtctgaccCGGTAGGGAGtttctagtgactagtctgaccCGGTAGTGAGtttctagtgactagtctgaccCGGTAGTGAGtttctagtgactagtctgaccTGGTAGGGAGtttctagtgactagtctgaccTGGTAGGGAGtttctagtgactagtctgaccTGGTAGTGAGCttctagtgactagtctgaccTGGTAGTGAGCTGAGCGCGTTGTCTATTATCTCCCACTTGGCTGCTTACAGAATCACGTAGCGCTCGGCCGGGGGAGAGACGGAGGCCCTCTTCCTTATGGAACGTAGAAAATGTCTTTATTCAAACACATAATGCAGTATGTCATTGACACAAtgccgagagacagagagacagagaaagatagaggagagggaggggggtggagaggagagggagataaagagaggagagagagagagagagcgggagaaagagagaggagagagcgagaaggagagagagggagggagggagagaaagagagggagggagggagagaaagagagagagggagggagagaaagagagagagggagggagagaaagagagagagggagggagagaaagagagagagggagggagagaaagagagagagggagggagagaaagagagagagggagggagagaaagagagagagggagggagagaaagaggggagaggagagtgagggagagagagagcgggagagaggagagggagggagagaaagagagagacagaccagttgGATGAGGCAGGGTTGTATTATGGTCTATGAGGTCATCAGATATACATCAGCCCCGAGTGGGGCTGGGCTGGTCAGTAATGTTATGCAGAGTAAGGGAGGGTATAGGGCTGGGCTGGTCAGTAATGTTATGCAGAGTAAGGGAGGGTAAAGGGCCTGGCTGGGCTGGTCAGTAATGTTATGCAGAGTAAGGGAGGGTAAAGGGCCTGGGCTGGTCAGTAGGGGCTGGGCTGGTCAAATGTTATGCAGAGTAAGGGAGGGTATAGGGCTGGGCTGGTCAGTAATGTTATGCAGAGTAAGGGAGGGTATAGGGCTGGACTGGTCAGTAATGTTATGCAGAGTAAGGGAGGGTATAGGGCTGGGCTGGTCAGTAATGTTATGCAGAGTAAGGGAGGGTATAGGACTGGGCTGGTCAGTAATGTTATGCAGAGTAAGGGAGGGTATAGGGCTGGGCTGGTCAGTAATGTTATGCAGAGTAAGGGAGGGTAAAGGGCCTGGCTGGGTTGGTCAGTAATGTTATGCAGAGTAAGGGAGGGTATAAGGCTGGGCTGGTCAGTAATGTTATGCAGAGTAAGGGAGGGTATAGGACTGGGCTGGTCAGTAATGTTATGCAGAGTAAGGGAGGGTAAAGGGCCTGGCTGGGCTGGTCAGTAATGTTATGCAGAGTAAGGGAGGGTATAGGGCTGGGCTGGTCAGTAATGTTATGCAGAGTAAGGGAGGGTATAAGGCTGGGCTGGTCAGTAATGTTATGCAGAGTAAGGGAGGGTATAGGGCTGGGCTGGTCAGTAATGTTATGCAGAGTAAGGGAGGGTATAGGACTGGGCTGGTCAGTAATGTTATGCAGAGTAAGGGAGGGTAAAGGGCCTGGCTGGGCTGGTCAGTAATGTTATGCAGAGTAAGGGAGGGTATAGGGCTGGGCTGGTCAGTAATGTTATGCAGAGTAAGGGAGGGTATAGGGCTGGGCTGGTCAGTAATGTTATGCAGAGTAAGGGAGGGTATAGGACTGGGCTGGTCAGTAATGTTATGCAGAGTAAGGGAGGGTAAAGGGCCTGGCTGGGCTGGTCAGTAATGTTATGCAGAGTAAGGGAGGGTATAGGGCCTGGGCTGGTCAGTAATGTTATGCAGAGTAAGGGAGGGTATAGGGCTGGGCTGGTCAGTAATGTTATGCAGAGTAAGGGAGGGTAAAGGGCTGGGCTGGTCAGTAATGTTATGCAGAGTAAGGGAGGGTAAAGGGCCTGGCAGCGAGCAGCAGTCTGTACTGAGGAGGTGAACACTAACTAAGAGACAGTCTAGTCCCGATGGGAGCTGATCCCTTGAAACCTGTTGAGTCTGGAAATCCGGTTTGTTCACCATTGTGTCCTATTTCACAATCTtcctgcagcacacacacacacacacgctcacacacaaacacacattgtcTTTTCTGTTGATTTGGTCCAGAGCAGAGTAGGACGGGGAGTGAGAGAGTCCCCCTTTGTCTTCTGTTGTCTCCTCCCCCATTCCTTTATCAGCTGGACTAGTATAGTGACACAACTCTCCCTACAGCTTCCTTCTTCCTGGTTCCTTTATCAGCTGGACTAGTATAGTAACACAACTCTCCTTACAGCTTCCTTCTTCCTGGTTCCTTTATCAGCTGGACTAGTATAGTGACACAACTCTCCCTACAGCTTCCTTCTTCCTGGTTCCTTTATCAGCTGGACTAGTATAGTAACACAACTCTCCCTACAGCTTCCTTCTTCCTGGTTCCTTTATCAGCTGGACTAGTATAGTGACACAACTCTCCCTACAGCTTCCTTCTTCCTGGTTCCTTTATCAGCTGGACTAGTATAGTAACACAACTCTCCCTTACAGCTTCCTTCTTCCTGGTTCCTTTATCAGCTGGACTAGTATAGTAACACAACTCTCCCTACAGCTTCCTTCTTCCTGGTTCCTTTATCAGCTGGACTAGTATAGTAACACAACTCTCCCTACAGCTTCCTTCTTCCTGGTTCCTTTATCAGCTGGACTAGTATAGTAACACAACTCTCCCTACAGCTTCCTTCTTCCTGGTTCCTTTATCAGCTGGACTAGTATAGTAACACAACTCTCCTTACAGCTTCCTTCTTCCTGGTTCCTTTATCAGCTGGACTAGTATAGTAACACAACTCTCCCTACAGCTTCCTTCTTCCTGGTTCCTTTATCAGCTGGACTAGTATAGTAACACAACACTCCCTACAGCTTCCTTCTTCCTGGTTCCTTTATTAGCTGGACTAGCATAGTAACACAACTCTCCCTACAGCTTCCTTCTTCCTGGTTCCTTTATCAGCTGGACTAGTATAGTAACACAACTCTCCCTACAGCTTCCTTCTTCCTGGTTCCTTTATCAGCTGGACTAGCATAGTAACACAACTCTCCCTACAGCTTCCTTCTTCCTGGTTCCTTTATCAGCTGGACTAGTATAGTAACACAACTCTCCCTACAGCTTCCTTCTTCCTGGTTCCTTTATCAGCTGGACTAGCATAGTAACACAACTCTCCCTACAGCTTCCTTCTTCCTGGTTCCTTTATTAGCTGGACTAGTATAGTAACACAACtctaccagacacacacacattactcccTGCTAAGGGCcttctctcacacgcacacacacacacacacacacacacacacacacacacacacacacacacatacactactccCTGCTAAGAgccttcagacacacacacacacacacacacacacacacacacacacacacacacacacacacacacacacacacacacacacacacacacctactccctGCTAAGAGCCTTATCCTGCAGATCAGTACGGCGAGCTAGATAAAGCTTTACTCTGCTATAGATACAACACCACTGTCCTGTAGATGCTGTAATGTCTTTATAAACCACAAGCCGAGACCTACACAAGATAAAACCTGTTCCTGTCAGTGGTAGTTGGATTATATCTAGAAACACATCAGAGACCTAGACCAGGTGTTCCTGTCAGTGGTAGTTGGATTATATCTAGAAACACATCAGACACCTAGACCAGGTGTTCCTGTCAGTGGTAGTTGGATTATATCTAGAAACACATCAGAGACCTAGACCAGGTGTTCCTGTCAGTGGTAGTTGGATTATATCTAGAAACACATCAGACACCTAGACCAGGTGTTCCTGTCAGTGGTAGTTGGATTATATCTAGAAACACATCAGACACCTAGACCAGGTGTTCCTGTCAGTGGTAGTTGGATTATATCTAGAAACACATCAGAGACCTAGACCAGGTGTTCCTGTCAGTGGTAGTTGGATTATATCTAGAAACACATCAGAGACCTAGACCAGGTGTTCCTGTCAGTGGTAGTTGGATTATATCTAGAAACACATCAGAGACCTAGACCAGGTGTTCCTGTCAGTGGTAGTTGGATTATATCTAGAAACACATCAGAGACCTAGACCAGGTGTTCCTGTCAGTGGTAGTTGGATTATATCTAGAAACACATCAGAGACCTAGACCAGGTGTTCCTGTCAGTGGTAGTTGGATTATATCTAGAAACACATCAGAGACCTAGACCAGGTGTTCCTGTCAGTGGTAGTTGGATTATATCTAGAAACACATCAGACACCTAGACCAGGTGTTCCTGTCAGTGGTAGTTGGATTATATCTAGAAACACATCAGAGACCTAGACCAGGTGTTCCTGTCAGTGGTAGTTGGATTATATCTAGAAACACACCTTTGTGTTGGTTGGAGATTCAGTCAAATAATGTACTGTTTTAAACCCCATGAAATATCCTGTATCTTTTAGAATCCACAATTGGCATGCTCGACtcaatagttcctcaaagtatttgGGTGCAGGGTTCAACTGTTTCTGTCCGTTGTTTTCAGATGGGTCTTTTCCTGTTGATGCTGCTGCTGATTCTAATGGCTTGTTCTGTCTGATTTCTTCCAGGTTGGAGGCAATAAGCACACCATGAGTGACCACATGCACGTGGGGAACCACCAACAGATCCACGTTCAACAGCTGTTTGAGGAGAACAGCAACAAACGGACAGTGTTGACTGCACAGCCCAATGGGTTGACCTCTGTGGGCCGGGCAGGGCTACCGCAGCCTGACCGACAGCAGCCTGACCGACAGCAGCCTGACCGACAGCAGCCCGACATCACCACTACCACGGCCCAGTGTCGGCAGGCCAGCTCAGCCTCCCTCAAGTCCACCGACAGCAAGCCTCAGCCCGCCACCCTGACCCCGGATCAGGCCATGAAGCAGTTCATGCCCAAGCTTACGGCCTTCGAGCACCATGAGATATTCAGCTACCCAGAAGTGTACTTCGCTGGCCCCAACGCCAAGAAGAGGCCGGGGGTGATCGGGGGGTCCAACAACGGAGGCTACGATGACGATCAGGGCTCCTACATCCAGGTGCCCCACGACCACGTCTCCTACCGCTACGAGGTTCTCAAGGTGATTGGCAAGGGCAGTTTCGGTCAGGTGGTGAAGGCCTACGATCACAAGGCCCACTGCCACGTGGCGCTGAAGATGGTGAGGAATGAGAAGAGGTTCCACCGCCAGGCGGCGGAGGAGATCCGGATCCTGGAGCACCTGAGGAAGCAGGACAAAGACTCCACCATGAACGTGATCCACATGCTGGAGAACTTCACATTCCGTAACCACATCTGCATGACCTTTGAACTCCTCAGCATGAACCTGTACGAGCTCATCAAGAAGAACAAGTTCCAGGGCTTCAGCTTGCCGCTCGTCAGGAAGTTCGCCCACTCTATCCTGCAGTGTCTGGACTCACTGCACAAGAACCGTATCATCCACTGTGACCTGAAGCCAGAGAACATTCTCCTGAAGCAGCAGGGACGCAGCGGGATCAAGGTGATCGACTTTGGCTCTAGTTGCTACGAGCACCAGCGGGTTTACACCTACATCCAGTCTCGTTTTTACAGAGCTCCTGAGGTCATCCTGGGGTCACGCTATGGGATGCCTATTGAcatgtggagcctgggctgtatCTTAGCAGAGTTACTCACTGGGTACCCTCTCCTGCCGGGCGAAGATGAAGGGGACCAACTGGCATGCGTCATCGAGCTGCTGGGCATGCCCTCGCAGAAGCTGCTGGACTCTTCCAAGAGAGCCAAAAACTTTGTGAGCTCCAAGGGTTACCCCCGGTACTGCGCGGTGACGACCCTGCCAGACGGCTCGGTGGTGCTGAACGGGGGGCGGTCCCGCCGGGGCAAGCTGAGGGGACCCCCGGGGAGCAAGGAGTGGGTGACGGCCTTGAAGGGCTGCGATGACCCCCTGTTCCTGGACTTCATCAAGCAGTGTCTGGAGTGGGACCCTGCCGTGCGCATGACCCCCAGCCAGGCCCTCAGGCACCCCTGGCTCAGGAGGCGCTTGCCCAAACCTCCCACGGGGGACAAAACGGCCGTGAAGCGTATCACCGACGGGGGCTCTGGTGCTATCACCTCAATCTCCAAATTACCCCCCACCTCGGGCTCCACCTCCAAGATAAGGACTAACCTGGCACAAATGACGGACGCTAACGGGAACATCCAACAGAGGACAGTGTTGCCAAAACTAGTCAGTTGAAggaacagtaaacaacactagttGGTTGTCTAATCTAGGATATCTCTTCTTACTGGTTTGGTTGGTTTTTTAAATGGAGAGATGATTGTGTCCATCTCTGAGAGCAAAAACAACCGGGAAGCCAAACAGTACTAGTCCCAGTACTCAACAGTGTGGTTTTTAGACAGAGGGGATTATTCAGCGTTATTATTCACTGCATCATTGTTTAGCAGCTCTGTAGCAGCTTTTATCGAAATATAAACAAGACAAAAACATGAAAGTGGTCATGATGAAGGGAACAAAGCTTttaggtgtttagtctcaggacTGTGTGCTATGATGGGGCAGGTGGCTACCGTTCACACAATCTGGCCCAAGCAGAGATTGATAACCTGGGCATGATAGTGTAGAAAAACAGAATGGGTGGCTGGCCACGATAAACACATGTCCATAACTAACTCATTTCAGACACTGGAGATATTTAGGCTCTGCTTCTCTACCTTACCTGATTGACATTGTGACATTAAATAGCTGTGAGAAAGGTGTTTTTTATAAGCTAAGATAATAGTATCTGAGATGAGGTTTTGGTCAAAGAAATGCAAGGAGGATGGAAAGTGACTGTTTTAAGACTGTTAAGAGTTAAAGTGAGAGGTTGGACCGCGGTGTGGAAACATTTGTTTACATGACAGACTATGGTACGTGCCTGTAATTCTCTTGACATTCCTTAAACAACAGAACTAgaacgagggggaaaaagagTGCAGGTTTGTCGGTTCTCACCTGTACCACAAACAAGGGAGTGATACACAGAATGtgttctgtcagagaggagaggagggagaggggaggggagagggggggagaggaggggggggagaggagggaggggagggagggagaggagggagggagggaggaggagggagaggaatggcATCTATCAGAATATAAGATGTCGACATAATAAGTTAGTAGGTGCTGTTTCTTGGTACAGCTGCTGTGAACTGTATATCCTCACAGCAAGACAATGGTGCTTTTTATTTGAAAATGGATGTATAGAGGATTTTGGAGCAAAAATGTCTATTTTGTTTTGTTGTAGCAGATTATTGGATGATTAGAAACTAAGTGTGCTGAGGCAGAGTAGAGCTGAGGTGAAGTGGCTTTGAATATTATAATGTCCTCATCAGAGAGGACTGTGTCTGTGTTGAAGGACTGATCTAGGGTCAggctgggtaggtaggtaggtaggtaggtaggtaggtaggtcaaTGAGGTGCTTACTACATGGACATGACTCCATATACTTGAATAGAAGGTGTTCTTCAGAGCCAGGGTGGTCTCAGTAATACTGAATAGAAGGTGTTCTTCAGAGCCTGGGTGGTCTCAGTAATACTGAATAGAAGGTGTTCTTCAGAGCCTGGGTTGTCTCAGTAATACTGAATAGAAGGTGTTCTTCAGAGCCTGGGTTGTCTCAGTAATACTGAATAGAAGGTGTTCTTCAGAGCCAGGGTTATCTCAGTAATACTGAATAGAAGGTGTTCTTCAGAGCCAGGGTTGTCTCAGTAATACTGAATAGAAGGTGTTCTTCAGAGCCTGGGTTGTCTCAGTAATACTGAATAGAAGGTGTTCTTCAGAGCCTGGGTTGTCTCAGTAGTACTGAATAGAAGGTGTTCTTCAGAGCCTGGGTGGTCTCAGTAATACTGAATAGAAGGTGTTCTTCAGAGCCTGGGTTATCTCAGTAATACTGAATAGAAGGTGTTCTTCAGAGCCTGGGTTGTCTCAGTAATACTGAATAGAAGGTGTTCTTCAGAGCCTGGGTGGTCTCAGTAATACTGAATAGAAGGTGTTCTTCAGAGCCTGGGTTGTCTCAGTAATACTGAATAGAAGGTGTTCTTCAGAGCCTGGGTTGTCTCAGTAATACTGAATAGAAGGTGTTCTTCAGAGCCTGGGTTGTCTCAGTAATACTGAATAGAAGGTGTTCTTCAGAGCCTGGGTGGTCTCAGTAATACTGAATAGAAGGTGTTCTTCAGAGCCTGGGTTATCTCAGTAATACTGAATAGAAGGTGTTCTTCAGAGCCTGGGTTGTCTCAGTAATACTGAATAGAAGGTGTTCTTCAGAGCCTGGGTGGTCTCAGTAATACTGAATAGAAGGTGTTCTTCAGAGCCTGGGTTGTCTCAGTAATACTGAATAGAAGGTGTTCTTCAGAGCCTGGGTTGTCTCAGTAATACTGAATAGAAGGTGTTCTTCAGAGCCTGGGTTGTCTCAGTAGTACTGAATAGAAGGTGTTCTTCAGAGCCTGGGTTGTCTCAGTAATACTGAATAGAAGGTGTTCTTCAGAGCCTGGGTTGTCTCAGTAATACTGAATAGAAGGTGTTCTTCAGAGCCTGGGTTGTCTCAGTAATACTGAATAGAAGGTGTTCTTCAGAGCCTGGGTTATCTCAGTAATACTGAATAGAAGGTGTTCTTCAGAGCCTGGGTTGTCTCAGTAGTACTCCAGGTTGTAGTGAAAGGCAGTGAGTGTAATAACATGTGGTTATAAAGCACTCTGATGAATCAGGACTCAAGGTGGATTCATGTAGCTTTTTGAATTGCTTAGCTTATACCATGTTGACTGTTGCTACTGTAGAGTAGgagtttcattttcatttcatcctTTCTTCAATATTTTCAGTAGTGAACCAATACGTGTCTCTGGCCAGAGTGTAAATTCCTAAAACGCTTGTTCCCTTGCACAGCCAAAATAGTGTTCACATACCCCCCTTACTTTATGTGGAATTCAACCTTTAAAACAGATTCCTAAACCTAGTAATAAACATTTCCCCAAATGTGTTGAACCTTCACATTTTCTAAAGTATTTGACAAAGGTTTTATTAGTTCACCATAATCAGACTGGGAATTCATTAAAGCTTTGTCAAAGTTTTACttatttatttcacattttaAAAAAATTGTCAAATGAAAGAGGCAGTGTAAAAGATACTAAACTGAACTTAGGGCTGAATAGAACagaatgttgtgttgttgtttggtcggtcggtcggtcggtcagttGGTCGGTCGGTAACCACGGAGTGACTTATGACCTAATACACAACAACACTACACTATGGGATCCTATCAGACTGTCACTGTGTGGATACTTGGAGGCTCCAGGACACagaggagaagtctctgtttgaTTGGAGCTCACTACTTCTACTCTACAGAACAGGTGTGGCTGGCTGGGGATTGGATGGATGACCCGGTGACCTCATCAGGTCAGGGAGTAGAGCCCGGCCAATGGCGCCCCAGTGGGCGTCGCCTCACCTGCCCCGCTGATGATTGGTTCAGTGCCTGCCAGGGCCAGCTGCACACTGCTCAGTAGCCCCGCCCCCTTTGGAACCCACTGCCACCTGCTGATTGGAGAACATCGGTGGGGCAGGACAGGGGCCGGATCACAACGTTCTCTTGACTTTTTATTGTAGTTGTTTTGTGGATTGATAGTCGGGAGGAATTGTGCCCTGAGGTTGAATACAATGTGCCTTTGGTTATCAATGCCATTCATTTAGTAACCCAAGACCAATAACATAATGACATCATCTCCCTACACCTACCTACAGCACATCTCCCCTGAACATACATCCATTTCACAGATGTTTGAAATGTTTACAGTCATTTTCATGGATGTTTTCTTCAAGCAATGCCCAAAGACAGTCTTCCTGGCTGAACCTCTGAA from Salmo salar chromosome ssa07, Ssal_v3.1, whole genome shotgun sequence includes the following:
- the LOC106576541 gene encoding dual specificity tyrosine-phosphorylation-regulated kinase 2 isoform X2, with translation MPYFQGKGGEICQLQSSPGIGVGDPRAGAATDPPSPVTLPPLRNTKSLTVGGNKHTMSDHMHVGNHQQIHVQQLFEENSNKRTVLTAQPNGLTSVGRAGLPQPDRQQPDRQQPDRQQPDITTTTAQCRQASSASLKSTDSKPQPATLTPDQAMKQFMPKLTAFEHHEIFSYPEVYFAGPNAKKRPGVIGGSNNGGYDDDQGSYIQVPHDHVSYRYEVLKVIGKGSFGQVVKAYDHKAHCHVALKMVRNEKRFHRQAAEEIRILEHLRKQDKDSTMNVIHMLENFTFRNHICMTFELLSMNLYELIKKNKFQGFSLPLVRKFAHSILQCLDSLHKNRIIHCDLKPENILLKQQGRSGIKVIDFGSSCYEHQRVYTYIQSRFYRAPEVILGSRYGMPIDMWSLGCILAELLTGYPLLPGEDEGDQLACVIELLGMPSQKLLDSSKRAKNFVSSKGYPRYCAVTTLPDGSVVLNGGRSRRGKLRGPPGSKEWVTALKGCDDPLFLDFIKQCLEWDPAVRMTPSQALRHPWLRRRLPKPPTGDKTAVKRITDGGSGAITSISKLPPTSGSTSKIRTNLAQMTDANGNIQQRTVLPKLVS
- the LOC106576541 gene encoding dual specificity tyrosine-phosphorylation-regulated kinase 2 isoform X1: MLSKKPCAAVYPTGKGGEICQLQSSPGIGVGDPRAGAATDPPSPVTLPPLRNTKSLTVGGNKHTMSDHMHVGNHQQIHVQQLFEENSNKRTVLTAQPNGLTSVGRAGLPQPDRQQPDRQQPDRQQPDITTTTAQCRQASSASLKSTDSKPQPATLTPDQAMKQFMPKLTAFEHHEIFSYPEVYFAGPNAKKRPGVIGGSNNGGYDDDQGSYIQVPHDHVSYRYEVLKVIGKGSFGQVVKAYDHKAHCHVALKMVRNEKRFHRQAAEEIRILEHLRKQDKDSTMNVIHMLENFTFRNHICMTFELLSMNLYELIKKNKFQGFSLPLVRKFAHSILQCLDSLHKNRIIHCDLKPENILLKQQGRSGIKVIDFGSSCYEHQRVYTYIQSRFYRAPEVILGSRYGMPIDMWSLGCILAELLTGYPLLPGEDEGDQLACVIELLGMPSQKLLDSSKRAKNFVSSKGYPRYCAVTTLPDGSVVLNGGRSRRGKLRGPPGSKEWVTALKGCDDPLFLDFIKQCLEWDPAVRMTPSQALRHPWLRRRLPKPPTGDKTAVKRITDGGSGAITSISKLPPTSGSTSKIRTNLAQMTDANGNIQQRTVLPKLVS